From a single Triplophysa rosa linkage group LG17, Trosa_1v2, whole genome shotgun sequence genomic region:
- the slc23a2 gene encoding solute carrier family 23 member 2 yields MGVGKNTTSKSMDSTAEPCKYEEETKNSAHFYPIPVVNGVVQTPGDQDTEDTELMAIYAKDSQKEDKCSISETMDSADCADARRMEMIYTIEDTPPWYLCVFLGLQHYLTCFSGTIAVPFLLAEAMCVGYDQWATSQLIGTIFFCVGITTLLQTTFGCRLPLFQASAFAFLAPARAILSLDKWKCNSTAVPVLNDTVLLHTEDIWYPRIREIQGAIIVSSLIEVVVGALGLPGVLLKYIGPLTITPTVTLIGLSGFQAAGERAGKHWGIAMLTIFLVLLFSQYARNIQLPLPIYKSKKGWTSYRLQLFKMFPIIMAILVSWFLCFIFTVTDVFPPEKDKYGFYARTDARQGVLAAAPWFKIPYPFQWGLPTVTAAGVIGMLSAVVASIIESIGDYYACARLSCAPPPPIHAINRGIFMEGLSCVLDGVFGTGNGSTSSSPNIGVLGITKVGSRRVIQYGAAIMLLLGMVGKFSALFASLPDPVLGALFCTLFGMITAVGLSNLQFVDLNSSRNLFVLGFSIFFGLVLPSYLKGNPLVTGIVQIDQVLNVLLTTAMFVGGSVAFVLDNTIPGSPEERGIHKMNRRNSASKRDGMDSYDLPFGMDFLRRHRIFQYLPISPTFAGYQWSVLTHSSHGQSRRKDDIPTKPELGESGV; encoded by the exons ATGGGTGTTGGTAAAAACACCACTTCCAAATCCATGGACTCCACCGCAGAGCCTTGCAAATATGAGGAGGAGACCAAAAACAGTGCACATTTCTACCCCATCCCA GTGGTTAACGGGGTTGTCCAGACGCCTGGAGATCAAGACACTGAAGACACGGAGCTCATGGCCATTTACGCCAAAGACAGCCAGAAGGAGGACAAG TGCTCCATATCAGAGACGATGGATAGTGCGGACTGCGCGGACGCCAGGAGAATGGAAATGATATACACCATTGAGGACACGCCTCCCTGGTACCTGTGTGTCTTCCTGGGTTTACAG CACTATCTAACCTGCTTCAGTGGAACTATTGCTGTGCCATTCCTGTTGGCTGAAGCCATGTGTGTGGGATACGACCAGTGGGCCACCAGTCAGCTTATTGGCACCATTTTCTTCTGTGTGGGCATTACCACCCTGCTGCAAACCACTTTTGGGTGccg ACTTCCACTGTTCCAAGCTAGCGCTTTCGCATTTCTCGCCCCGGCGAGGGCCATCCTGTCACTGGACAAATGGAAGTGTAATTCAACAG CTGTTCCTGTATTGAATGACACAGTGCTGCTGCACACAGAAGACATCTGGTATCCTAGGATACGAGAG ATCCAGGGTGCTATAATAGTCTCCTCTCTAATCGAGGTGGTCGTAGGGGCCTTGGGTTTGCCGGGTGTCCTGTTGAAGTATATTGGGCCGCTCACCATCACACCCACTGTCACTCTGATCGGTCTCTCTGGCTTCCAGGCAGCTGGAGAGAGGGCTGGCAAACACTGGGGCATCGCCATGCT AACTATATTCCTGGTCCTGCTGTTCTCGCAGTACGCTCGAAACATCCAGTTGCCGCTCCCCATCTACAAATCCAAGAAGGGCTGGACCTCGTATCGCCTGCAGCTGTTCAAGATGTTTCCC ATCATCATGGCGATTCTTGTGTCCTGGTTTCTGTGCTTCATCTTCACGGTGACCGACGTGTTTCCTCCTGAGAAAGACAAGTATGGATTCTATGCCCGCACAGACGCCCGACAGGGCGTCCTGGCAGCTGCGCCCTGGTTCAAGATCCCCTACCCCT TCCAATGGGGGCTCCCCACAGTGACAGCAGCAGGTGTGATTGGAATGCTGAGCGCTGTGGTTGCCAGCATCATTGAATCTATTGGAGATTATTACGCCTGTGCCCGTCTCTCTTGTGCCCCTCCGCCACCTATACATGCCATTAACAG GGGGATTTTTATGGAGGGCCTGTCCTGTGTTCTCGATGGTGTCTTTGGGACGGGGAACGGTTCGACGTCATCTAGTCCTAACATCGGAGTTCTGGGCATCACAAAG GTGGGCAGCAGGCGGGTCATTCAGTATGGTGCGGCTATAATGCTTCTGCTGGGAATGGTTGGTAAATTCAGTGCTCTGTTCGCATCATTGCCGGACCCAGTTCTGGGGGCGCTGTTCTGCACGCTCTTCGGCATGATCACCGCCGTTGGACTTTCCAACCTGCAGTTTGTCGACCTCAACTCTTCACGCAACCTCTTTGTCCTCGGCTTCtccatcttctttggcctggtCCTGCCCAGCTATCTCAAAGGGAACCCTCTTGTCACTG GTATAGTGCAGATCGATCAGGTGCTGAATGTTCTTCTTACAACTGCAATGTTTGTTGGAGGTTCTGTGGCATTTGTGCTGGACAACACTATTCCTG GCTCTCCGGAAGAAAGAGGAATCCATAAGATGAATCGCAGAAACAGCGCATCTAAACGGGACGGAATGGACTCATACGACCTCCCGTTTGGTATGGACTTCCTGCGTCGCCATCGCATTTTCCAGTACCTACCAATAAGCCCTACTTTTGCTGGCTACCAATGGAGTGTTCTCACGCACAGCTCCCACGGGCAAAGCAGGAGAAAGGACGACATTCCAACAAAACCAGAACTGGGAGAAAGTGGGGTATAG